A segment of the Methanofollis sp. genome:
AGGTGGCGGAATGATCCACCTCGCAACGCCGCTCGGCGACGAGGTGCTCGACCTCCGTGCGGGGGACGCCGTCACCCTCTCCGGGACCGTGTACACGGCGCGGGACGAGGCGCACCAGAGAATGATGGA
Coding sequences within it:
- a CDS encoding fumarate hydratase C-terminal domain-containing protein, translating into MIHLATPLGDEVLDLRAGDAVTLSGTVYTARDEAHQRMM